Proteins co-encoded in one Pseudomonas fluorescens genomic window:
- a CDS encoding efflux RND transporter permease subunit produces MSEGRFNISAIAVRERAITVFLIFLIAVAGILAFFQLGRAEDPPFTVKQLTVITAWPGATAQEMQDQVAEPLEKRLQELKWYDRSETYTRPGLAFTMVSLLDSTPPAQVQEEFYQARKKLEDEAIKLPAGVIGPMVNDEYSDVTFALFALKAKGEPQRLLVRDAESMRQRLLHVPGVKKVNIIGEQAERIFVSFSHDRLATLGLSPQDIFAALNSQNALTPSGSIETSGPQIFLRLDGAFDKLQKIRDTPVVVQGRTLKLSDVATVERGYEDPATFLVRNNGEDALLLGVVMREGWNGLDLGKALEAETARINEEMPLGMSLSKVTDQAVNIDSAVGEFMVKFFVALLVVMLVCFLSMGWRVGAVVAAAVPLTLAIVFVVMAATGKNFDRITLGSLILALGLLVDDAIIAIEMMVVKMEEGYDRIKASAYAWSHTAAPMLSGTLVTAIGFLPNGFAQSTAGEYTSNMFWIVGIALIASWVVAVAFTPYLGVKLLPDIKAVEGGHAAIYNTPRYNRFRRVLTRVIACKWWVAGMVTALFFVAAAGMGLVKKQFFPTSDRPEVMIEVQMPYGTSIEQTSATAAKVEAWLRQQDEAKIVTAYIGQGAPRFFLAMAPELPDPSFAKIVVLTDSQEARETLKLRFRDAVAQGLAPEARLRASQIVFGPYSPFPVAYRVMGPDPAKLRVIAEQVRGVMQDSPMMRTVNTDWGPLTPSLHFNLDQDRLQAVGLTSTAVAQQLQFLLSGVPITAVREDIRSVQVMGRAAGDIRLDPQQIEGFTLVGASGQRIPLSQIGEVDVRMEDPILRRRDRTPTITVRGDIAEDLQPPDVSSALLKQLQPIIEKLPSGYRIEQAGAIEESGKAGKAILPLLPIMIAMTLVIIIVQVRSISAMIMVFLTSPLGLIGVVPTLLIFSQPFGINALVGLIALSGILMRNTLILIGQIHHNAQEGLDPFHAVVEATVQRARPVLLTALAAILAFIPLTHSVFWGTLAYTLIGGTLVGTIMTLVFLPAMYSIWFKIRPDHKGQTEKINPTQV; encoded by the coding sequence ATGAGCGAAGGACGATTCAACATTTCCGCCATCGCCGTTCGCGAGCGGGCGATTACAGTCTTTCTGATTTTCCTGATTGCCGTTGCCGGCATCCTGGCGTTCTTCCAGTTGGGGCGTGCCGAAGACCCTCCTTTTACAGTCAAGCAGTTGACCGTCATCACGGCGTGGCCGGGGGCGACCGCACAAGAGATGCAGGATCAGGTCGCAGAACCCCTGGAAAAACGCCTGCAAGAGCTCAAGTGGTACGACCGCTCGGAAACCTATACGCGGCCGGGGCTCGCTTTCACGATGGTCTCGTTGCTCGATAGCACGCCCCCTGCGCAAGTGCAGGAGGAGTTCTATCAGGCGCGTAAAAAACTCGAAGATGAAGCCATCAAGTTGCCGGCGGGCGTCATCGGGCCAATGGTCAATGATGAGTATTCGGACGTGACCTTTGCGCTGTTCGCCCTGAAAGCCAAAGGCGAGCCCCAGCGCTTGCTGGTCCGCGATGCTGAGTCGATGCGCCAGCGCCTGTTGCATGTGCCGGGGGTGAAGAAGGTCAACATCATCGGCGAACAAGCCGAACGGATATTTGTTTCGTTCTCTCATGACCGGTTGGCGACCCTGGGCTTGTCACCGCAGGACATCTTCGCCGCGCTGAACAGTCAGAACGCGCTGACCCCGTCCGGATCAATCGAAACCAGCGGGCCACAGATTTTTCTGCGTCTCGATGGTGCGTTCGACAAACTGCAGAAAATCCGCGACACCCCTGTGGTCGTGCAAGGGCGGACACTCAAGCTGTCTGATGTGGCGACGGTCGAACGCGGTTATGAAGACCCGGCCACCTTTCTGGTGCGCAATAACGGCGAAGATGCGCTGTTGCTCGGCGTAGTGATGCGCGAGGGCTGGAATGGTCTTGATCTGGGCAAGGCGCTGGAAGCCGAGACCGCAAGGATCAATGAGGAAATGCCACTGGGCATGAGCCTCTCGAAGGTCACCGACCAGGCTGTGAACATCGACTCTGCCGTCGGCGAGTTCATGGTCAAATTCTTCGTCGCGCTGCTGGTGGTCATGCTCGTCTGCTTTCTCAGCATGGGCTGGCGTGTCGGCGCGGTGGTCGCCGCCGCCGTACCTTTGACCCTGGCGATCGTGTTTGTGGTGATGGCAGCCACCGGCAAGAACTTCGACCGTATTACCCTCGGGTCGTTGATCCTGGCGCTGGGGCTGCTGGTCGATGACGCGATCATTGCCATTGAAATGATGGTGGTGAAAATGGAGGAGGGCTACGATCGCATCAAGGCGTCTGCCTATGCCTGGAGCCACACGGCGGCGCCGATGCTGTCCGGAACCCTGGTGACGGCGATCGGTTTTTTGCCGAACGGTTTCGCTCAGTCAACCGCCGGCGAATACACCAGCAACATGTTCTGGATCGTGGGCATCGCTCTCATCGCTTCGTGGGTCGTGGCCGTGGCGTTTACCCCTTATCTGGGCGTGAAACTGTTGCCGGACATCAAGGCAGTCGAAGGTGGACACGCGGCGATCTACAACACGCCGCGATACAACCGCTTCCGCCGGGTTCTGACCCGGGTCATCGCGTGCAAATGGTGGGTCGCGGGCATGGTTACCGCGCTGTTCTTCGTGGCGGCGGCGGGCATGGGGCTGGTGAAGAAACAATTCTTCCCGACCTCTGACCGTCCCGAAGTCATGATCGAGGTGCAAATGCCCTACGGCACTTCCATCGAGCAGACCAGCGCCACGGCTGCCAAAGTCGAAGCCTGGCTGCGCCAGCAAGACGAGGCAAAAATCGTCACGGCTTATATTGGCCAAGGGGCGCCGCGTTTCTTTCTGGCGATGGCGCCGGAACTGCCCGATCCGTCGTTCGCCAAGATCGTGGTGCTGACCGACAGTCAGGAGGCACGGGAAACCCTCAAATTGCGTTTTCGTGACGCGGTCGCTCAAGGGCTCGCCCCTGAGGCGCGCCTCAGGGCATCGCAGATTGTGTTTGGTCCTTATTCGCCATTTCCAGTGGCTTACCGGGTGATGGGGCCTGATCCGGCCAAGTTGCGCGTGATCGCCGAGCAGGTGCGGGGCGTGATGCAAGACAGCCCGATGATGAGAACCGTGAACACTGATTGGGGGCCGCTGACTCCGTCGTTGCATTTCAACCTGGATCAGGACCGTCTGCAGGCAGTGGGGCTGACATCGACTGCGGTTGCACAGCAATTGCAATTTCTGCTCAGCGGAGTACCGATCACGGCGGTGCGTGAAGATATTCGTTCAGTGCAGGTCATGGGGCGGGCAGCGGGGGATATACGGCTCGATCCGCAACAAATCGAAGGCTTCACTTTAGTCGGTGCGTCGGGACAGCGAATCCCCTTGTCGCAGATAGGCGAGGTCGATGTGCGCATGGAAGATCCGATCCTGCGCCGGCGTGATCGCACCCCGACCATCACCGTGCGCGGCGACATTGCCGAGGACTTGCAGCCACCGGATGTTTCCAGTGCGCTGCTGAAGCAACTGCAGCCGATCATCGAGAAGCTGCCTTCCGGTTACCGGATCGAGCAGGCGGGCGCGATCGAAGAGTCCGGCAAGGCCGGCAAGGCGATCCTGCCGTTGTTGCCGATCATGATTGCCATGACCCTGGTCATCATCATTGTGCAGGTCCGTTCGATCTCGGCGATGATCATGGTGTTCCTTACCTCGCCGTTAGGGTTGATTGGTGTGGTGCCGACACTGCTCATCTTCAGTCAGCCGTTTGGCATCAATGCGCTGGTCGGGTTGATTGCACTGTCGGGGATCCTGATGCGCAATACGCTGATTCTGATCGGTCAGATTCATCACAACGCGCAAGAAGGGCTGGATCCGTTTCACGCTGTCGTCGAAGCCACGGTGCAACGTGCACGACCGGTACTGTTGACGGCCCTGGCGGCAATCCTGGCGTTTATTCCCCTGACACACTCGGTGTTCTGGGGGACGCTGGCCTATACCCTGATTGGCGGCACGCTCGTCGGCACCATCATGACGCTGGTGTTCCTGCCCGCGATGTACTCGATCTGGTTCAAGATCCGTCCTGACCATAAGGGGCAAACTGAAAAAATAAATCCGACACAGGTATAA
- a CDS encoding tyrosine-type recombinase/integrase, translated as MRPRKADTRSLPPRMYKWTRTRKSGKVWIAYYYLDMTGKAIPLGKDLDLARVKWAELEAKEKPLDLRTMKGIFDRYIRDIVSKKAARTQKDNLSEIKQLRPMFDSAPIDSITPATIAGYRDARTAKVRANREIATLSHVFNIAREWGLTTKENPCQGVRKNKETPRDYYANDTVWDAVYMKAAQELKDAMDLAYLTGQRPADVLVMRKDDVEGNYLGVQQNKTHKKLRIQMTDGDEPNSLGLLIGKMAERNAQHICSYLIVSARGKRMTAKMLRDRWDDARERAKNEAEEKGDVQLAEKIGGFQFRDIRPKAASEILDVGDASLLLGHTKGDITERVYRRIGAIAKPSK; from the coding sequence ATGCGCCCCCGCAAGGCCGACACACGCAGCTTGCCGCCTCGGATGTACAAGTGGACACGAACACGAAAAAGCGGAAAGGTTTGGATCGCCTATTACTATCTGGATATGACAGGTAAGGCGATCCCGCTGGGCAAGGATCTGGACTTGGCCAGGGTCAAATGGGCGGAGCTGGAGGCGAAGGAAAAGCCGCTTGATCTGCGCACTATGAAAGGCATCTTCGACCGATATATCCGCGACATCGTATCGAAGAAAGCGGCACGGACGCAGAAGGACAATTTGTCGGAGATCAAGCAGCTTCGGCCGATGTTCGACAGCGCTCCCATCGACTCAATCACCCCAGCAACTATCGCAGGGTACCGCGACGCGCGGACCGCCAAAGTTCGGGCGAATCGCGAGATTGCCACCCTCTCCCACGTTTTCAACATTGCTCGAGAATGGGGACTGACGACCAAAGAAAATCCCTGCCAAGGCGTGCGAAAAAACAAAGAAACACCGAGGGACTATTACGCAAATGATACGGTTTGGGATGCTGTTTACATGAAGGCAGCTCAAGAGCTGAAAGACGCGATGGACTTAGCCTATCTGACCGGGCAAAGACCGGCAGATGTCCTGGTCATGAGGAAGGACGATGTCGAGGGAAATTACTTGGGTGTGCAGCAGAACAAGACACACAAAAAGCTGCGTATCCAGATGACTGACGGTGATGAGCCAAACAGTCTAGGCCTGTTGATCGGGAAAATGGCTGAGCGCAATGCTCAGCACATTTGCAGCTATTTGATCGTGAGCGCACGCGGCAAGCGGATGACCGCGAAGATGCTTCGCGATCGATGGGACGACGCCAGAGAAAGGGCCAAGAACGAAGCTGAAGAAAAAGGCGATGTTCAGCTGGCTGAGAAAATCGGAGGCTTCCAGTTCAGAGACATCAGGCCGAAAGCGGCGTCGGAAATCCTCGACGTCGGCGATGCGAGCCTACTCTTGGGGCACACCAAAGGAGACATTACCGAGCGCGTCTATCGACGAATTGGCGCCATTGCCAAGCCATCGAAATAG
- a CDS encoding DUF2971 domain-containing protein yields MQLFHYTDINAVKSILENEKLWLTDVRFLNDSEELHNGIHALIDYIKHQVKTFPDRHELLGVAAEYVEAGLVGKAGYGIENRPVFICSFSQAGDLLSQWRAYGSYAIEFSSEAIPHALSACVYDDFEKLSQASTVALASLMTISDSMLKNDGYLDSDGYEAFSNLVGLAATFKHQSFSEEQEVRIVAGHDLDPEIEDGLEVSFRTRGNMLIPFVELSAPSKSIRAIHIGPMADQELAYISLKSFVTKLNLDRFTKDNNYLHDIDIIKSSIPYRAP; encoded by the coding sequence ATGCAGCTCTTCCACTACACGGACATAAATGCAGTTAAATCGATTCTTGAAAACGAAAAGCTGTGGCTGACCGATGTGCGCTTTCTGAATGATTCAGAAGAGCTGCATAACGGTATTCACGCTCTGATTGATTATATAAAACATCAAGTTAAGACTTTTCCAGATCGCCATGAACTCCTGGGTGTTGCTGCAGAATATGTGGAGGCCGGTCTTGTCGGGAAAGCAGGTTACGGGATAGAAAATAGGCCTGTTTTTATCTGCTCATTCAGCCAGGCTGGTGATTTATTGAGTCAGTGGCGAGCGTATGGCTCCTATGCAATTGAGTTTTCATCCGAGGCTATTCCGCATGCGCTTTCGGCGTGCGTATATGACGATTTTGAAAAACTCTCTCAGGCATCAACCGTAGCACTTGCTAGCCTGATGACTATCTCTGACTCCATGCTAAAAAATGACGGCTATCTTGATAGCGACGGCTATGAGGCATTTTCTAATTTAGTTGGCTTGGCCGCGACTTTCAAACATCAAAGCTTCTCGGAAGAGCAGGAAGTAAGAATTGTTGCTGGTCATGATCTTGATCCAGAGATAGAGGACGGCTTAGAAGTGAGCTTTAGGACTCGAGGGAACATGCTAATTCCCTTCGTTGAACTTAGCGCTCCGTCTAAAAGTATTCGAGCTATTCACATTGGCCCAATGGCCGACCAGGAACTCGCATATATCTCTCTTAAGTCTTTTGTGACAAAGTTAAATCTTGATCGATTCACAAAGGATAATAATTATCTACATGATATTGATATTATCAAGTCTTCAATACCTTACAGGGCGCCTTAG
- a CDS encoding DUF2786 domain-containing protein — MSAQQIDEKKLERAIRKIKHCLALAQSANENEAATALRQAQALMREYRLTEMDVKLSDVGEVESDLHRAKRRPAWDQQLSIAVADAFNCTTLRRRKWSPSKEQVIECATFVGVAPAQNIALYAYESLHRKLTQARKEYCSAVRSGVRRSAYSAETAGDHFALAWVWEVQSKLKALVPQDDDAAGQPGSGQGLVAIQAQDKALISEFLATQDIKESRKRKGVELDMNAHIAGMLAGSKVELHAGLARGGDEILALSASA, encoded by the coding sequence ATGTCCGCACAACAGATCGACGAAAAGAAACTCGAGCGCGCGATACGCAAGATCAAGCACTGCCTGGCACTGGCCCAGAGCGCCAACGAGAACGAGGCCGCGACTGCACTTCGTCAGGCACAGGCGCTGATGCGCGAGTACCGTCTGACCGAAATGGATGTGAAGTTGAGCGACGTCGGCGAAGTCGAGTCGGACCTTCACCGCGCCAAGCGTCGGCCGGCATGGGATCAGCAGCTGAGCATCGCCGTAGCTGATGCATTCAACTGCACGACCTTGCGGCGTCGGAAGTGGAGCCCTTCGAAAGAGCAAGTCATCGAATGCGCGACATTCGTCGGCGTAGCTCCCGCTCAGAACATCGCCCTGTATGCGTATGAGTCGCTGCACAGAAAGCTCACCCAGGCGCGCAAGGAGTACTGCTCGGCAGTCAGGTCTGGGGTTCGGCGCAGTGCGTATTCAGCTGAAACTGCCGGCGATCACTTCGCTTTGGCATGGGTCTGGGAGGTTCAGTCGAAGCTGAAAGCGCTCGTGCCTCAAGATGATGATGCAGCCGGGCAGCCCGGCAGTGGGCAAGGGCTGGTAGCGATTCAAGCGCAAGACAAGGCGTTGATCAGCGAATTCCTCGCCACCCAGGACATCAAAGAGTCACGGAAAAGAAAGGGCGTCGAGCTGGACATGAACGCCCACATTGCCGGGATGCTCGCTGGCAGCAAAGTAGAGCTGCACGCCGGCCTCGCGCGCGGGGGCGACGAGATTCTGGCCCTATCCGCAAGCGCCTGA
- a CDS encoding DUF4224 domain-containing protein — translation METEILSDEELAALTGYKARAYQRRWLIDRQWVFVESRGKRPLVGRMYARMKLGMISPTIADTNPPPAAPVWTPDYSRVN, via the coding sequence ATGGAAACTGAAATTCTCTCCGACGAGGAACTGGCCGCACTCACCGGCTACAAGGCCCGGGCCTACCAGCGCCGCTGGCTGATTGATCGCCAGTGGGTGTTCGTCGAAAGCCGTGGCAAGCGTCCGCTGGTGGGCCGCATGTATGCCCGCATGAAGCTGGGCATGATCAGCCCTACGATCGCCGATACGAACCCGCCGCCGGCTGCACCGGTATGGACACCAGACTACTCGCGAGTGAACTGA